The Brassica napus cultivar Da-Ae chromosome C7, Da-Ae, whole genome shotgun sequence genome has a segment encoding these proteins:
- the LOC106410694 gene encoding subtilisin-like protease SBT2.6 isoform X1 has protein sequence MNLVYSITKLVLTLVRRGKMDMLCKVLVFFAIFYSVTAEIYIVTMEGDPIISYKGGVNGFEATAVESDEKIDTTSDLVTSYGRHLERKHDMLLGMLFEEGSYKKLYSYKHLINGFAAHLSPAQAEMLGRSPGVKSVSRDWKVRKLTTHTPQFLGLPTDVWPTGGGYDRAGEDIVIGFIDSGIFPHHPSFASHHTSVPYGPHPSYKGKCEDDPRTKLSFCNGKIIGAQHFAEAAKAAGAFNPDVDFASPMDGDGHGSHTAAIAAGNNGVPVRMHGYEFGKASGMAPRARIAVYKALYRLFGGFVSDVVAAIDQAVHDGVDILSLSVGPNSPPTTTKITFLNPFDATLLGAVKAGVFVAQAAGNGGPFPKTLVSYSPWITTVAAAIDDRRYKNHLTLGNGKMLAGIGLSPSTRPRRSYKMVSANDVLLGSSGVRYNPSDCQKPEVLNKKLVEGNILLCGYSFNFVAGSASIKKVAETARHLGAAGFVLVVENVSPGTKFDPVPSGIPGILITDVSKSMDLIDYYNVTTSRDWMGRVKSFNAEGSIGDGLEPILHKSAPEVALFSARGPNTKDFSFQDADLLKPDILAPGSLIWSAWSQNGTDEANYVGEGFALISGTSMAAPHIAGIAALVKQKHPQWSPAAIKSALMTTSTVMDRAGRPLQAQQYSETETMTLVKATPFDYGSGHVNPSAALDPGLVFDAGYEDYLGFLCTTPGINAHEIRNFTNTPCNYKMRHPSNFNSPSIAISHLVRTQTVTRRVTNVAEEEETYTITSRMEPSIAIEVSPPAMTLRAGASREFSVTLTVRSVSGVYSFGEVTLKGSRGHKVSLPVVALGQKR, from the exons ATGA ATTTAGTCTATAGCATAACTAAGCTGGTGCTTACTTTGGTGAGAAGAGGCAAGATGGATATGCTGTGTAAAGTTCTCGTCTTTTTCGCAATCTTCTACTCTGTAACGGCAGAGATTTACATTGTGACTATGGAAGGAGACCCAATCATAAGTTACAAAGGTGGTGTTAATGGTTTTGAAGCAACTGCTGTTGAATCTGATGAGAAAATCGATACCACGAG TGACTTAGTAACTTCCTATGGGCGTCACCTTGAGAGGAAACACGATATGCTTCTCGGAATGCTCTTTGAAGAAGGATCATACAAAAAGCTCTACAGCTACAAACACCTCATCAATGGATTTGCAGCTCATCTCTCCCCTGCTCAG GCGGAGATGCTTGGCCGCTCGCCCGGTGTGAAGTCTGTGAGCAGAGACTGGAAAGTGAGGAAGCTCACCACACACACGCCGCAGTTCTTGGGCCTACCGACCGATGTCTGGCCGACAGGTGGCGGTTACGACAGAGCAGGAGAAGACATTGTTATTGGCTTTATAGACTCTGGGATTTTCCCACATCACCCTAGCTTTGCATCTCACCATACCTCAGTGCCTTATGGTCCTCATCCTAGCTACAAAGGCAAATGCGAAGATGATCCTCGCACTAAGCTTAGCTTCTGCAACGGGAAGATCATAGGAGCGCAGCATTTCGCCGAAGCTGCTAAAGCTGCTGGCGCGTTTAACCCTGATGTGGATTTTGCTTCACCAATGGATGGTGATGGGCATGGAAG TCATACAGCAGCTATTGCAGCTGGGAATAACGGTGTTCCGGTGAGGATGCATGGGTATGAGTTTGGGAAAGCAAGTGGGATGGCTCCTCGTGCTAG gaTTGCTGTTTACAAAGCTCTCTATCGGCTTTTTGGAGGGTTTGTATCTGATGTGGTTGCTGCCATTGATCAG GCTGTTCATGAtggagttgatatattgagccTCTCGGTGGGTCCAAACAGTCCTCCAACTACCACAAAGATAACGTTCTTGAACCCCTTCGACGCTACGCTTCTTGGAGCTGTTAAAGCTGGTGTGTTCGTTGCTCAAGCTGCTGGAAACGGAGGTCCCTTTCCGAAAACTCTGGTTTCTTACAGCCCTTGGATAACTACTGTTGCTGCTGCAATCGATGACCGCAGATACAAGAACCATCTCACCCTTGGAAATGGAAAAATGCTTGCAGGAATAGGCTTATCTC CTTCTACTAGGCCTCGCCGTTCGTACAAGATGGTTTCAGCTAATGATGTTCTGCTTGGTTCTTCTGGTGTGAGATACAATCCGTCGGATTGCCAGAAGCCAGAGGTTTTGAATAAAAAGTTGGTTGAAGGAAACATTCTGCTTTGTGGATATTCGTTTAACTTTGTTGCTGGTTCGGCTTCCATCAAGAAAGTTGCTGAAACTGCTAGGCATCTTGGAGCCGCTGGTTTTGTTCTTGTTGTTGAGAATGTTTCTCCAGGAACGAAGTTTGATCCTGTCCCTTCTGGCATTCCAGGGATCCTCATTACAGATGTCTCCAAGTCAATG GATTTGATTGATTACTACAACGTGACAACATCAAGAGACTGGATGGGAAGGGTGAAGAGCTTTAATGCTGAAGGAAGCATAGGAGACGGTTTGGAACCCATTCTCCACAAATCAGCACCTGAAGTGGCTCTGTTTTCAGCTCGTGGACCCAACACCAAAGACTTCAGCTTTCAGGATGCTGATCTCCTCAAACCAGACATTCTTGCTCCTGGCTCTCTGATCTGGTCTGCTTGGTCTCAAAATGGAACAGACGAGGCTAACTATGTCG GCGAAGGATTTGCACTAATCTCTGGCACAAGCATGGCTGCACCACACATCGCGGGCATAGCTGCACTGGTGAAGCAGAAGCATCCTCAGTGGAGTCCAGCCGCTATCAAATCAGCTCTGATGACGACTTCAACGGTCATGGACCGAGCAGGAAGGCCTCTCCAAGCGCAGCAGTACTCTGAAACAGAGACGATGACGCTTGTCAAAGCAACTCCGTTTGATTATGGAAGCGGTCACGTCAATCCAAGCGCTGCTCTAGACCCTGGTCTCGTCTTCGATGCAGGCTATGAGGATTATTTAGGTTTCTTGTGCACCACGCCAGGTATCAACGCTCACGAGATAAGGAACTTCACGAACACTCCCTGCAATTACAAAATGAGACATccttcgaacttcaactcgccGTCTATAGCCATCTCTCATCTGGTGAGAACACAGACCGTGACCAGGAGAGTGACGAATGTTGCGGAAGAGGAGGAAACTTACACGATCACATCGAGGATGGAGCCATCCATTGCTATTGAAGTGAGTCCTCCTGCGATGACGCTTAGAGCGGGAGCTTCTAGAGAGTTCTCGGTGACTCTAACGGTGAGATCGGTGAGTGGAGTTTATAGCTTCGGAGAGGTTACGTTGAAAGGAAGCCGAGGGCATAAAGTGAGTCTCCCAGTGGTTGCCTTGGGACAAAAGCGATGA
- the LOC106410694 gene encoding subtilisin-like protease SBT2.6 isoform X2 — translation MDMLCKVLVFFAIFYSVTAEIYIVTMEGDPIISYKGGVNGFEATAVESDEKIDTTSDLVTSYGRHLERKHDMLLGMLFEEGSYKKLYSYKHLINGFAAHLSPAQAEMLGRSPGVKSVSRDWKVRKLTTHTPQFLGLPTDVWPTGGGYDRAGEDIVIGFIDSGIFPHHPSFASHHTSVPYGPHPSYKGKCEDDPRTKLSFCNGKIIGAQHFAEAAKAAGAFNPDVDFASPMDGDGHGSHTAAIAAGNNGVPVRMHGYEFGKASGMAPRARIAVYKALYRLFGGFVSDVVAAIDQAVHDGVDILSLSVGPNSPPTTTKITFLNPFDATLLGAVKAGVFVAQAAGNGGPFPKTLVSYSPWITTVAAAIDDRRYKNHLTLGNGKMLAGIGLSPSTRPRRSYKMVSANDVLLGSSGVRYNPSDCQKPEVLNKKLVEGNILLCGYSFNFVAGSASIKKVAETARHLGAAGFVLVVENVSPGTKFDPVPSGIPGILITDVSKSMDLIDYYNVTTSRDWMGRVKSFNAEGSIGDGLEPILHKSAPEVALFSARGPNTKDFSFQDADLLKPDILAPGSLIWSAWSQNGTDEANYVGEGFALISGTSMAAPHIAGIAALVKQKHPQWSPAAIKSALMTTSTVMDRAGRPLQAQQYSETETMTLVKATPFDYGSGHVNPSAALDPGLVFDAGYEDYLGFLCTTPGINAHEIRNFTNTPCNYKMRHPSNFNSPSIAISHLVRTQTVTRRVTNVAEEEETYTITSRMEPSIAIEVSPPAMTLRAGASREFSVTLTVRSVSGVYSFGEVTLKGSRGHKVSLPVVALGQKR, via the exons ATGGATATGCTGTGTAAAGTTCTCGTCTTTTTCGCAATCTTCTACTCTGTAACGGCAGAGATTTACATTGTGACTATGGAAGGAGACCCAATCATAAGTTACAAAGGTGGTGTTAATGGTTTTGAAGCAACTGCTGTTGAATCTGATGAGAAAATCGATACCACGAG TGACTTAGTAACTTCCTATGGGCGTCACCTTGAGAGGAAACACGATATGCTTCTCGGAATGCTCTTTGAAGAAGGATCATACAAAAAGCTCTACAGCTACAAACACCTCATCAATGGATTTGCAGCTCATCTCTCCCCTGCTCAG GCGGAGATGCTTGGCCGCTCGCCCGGTGTGAAGTCTGTGAGCAGAGACTGGAAAGTGAGGAAGCTCACCACACACACGCCGCAGTTCTTGGGCCTACCGACCGATGTCTGGCCGACAGGTGGCGGTTACGACAGAGCAGGAGAAGACATTGTTATTGGCTTTATAGACTCTGGGATTTTCCCACATCACCCTAGCTTTGCATCTCACCATACCTCAGTGCCTTATGGTCCTCATCCTAGCTACAAAGGCAAATGCGAAGATGATCCTCGCACTAAGCTTAGCTTCTGCAACGGGAAGATCATAGGAGCGCAGCATTTCGCCGAAGCTGCTAAAGCTGCTGGCGCGTTTAACCCTGATGTGGATTTTGCTTCACCAATGGATGGTGATGGGCATGGAAG TCATACAGCAGCTATTGCAGCTGGGAATAACGGTGTTCCGGTGAGGATGCATGGGTATGAGTTTGGGAAAGCAAGTGGGATGGCTCCTCGTGCTAG gaTTGCTGTTTACAAAGCTCTCTATCGGCTTTTTGGAGGGTTTGTATCTGATGTGGTTGCTGCCATTGATCAG GCTGTTCATGAtggagttgatatattgagccTCTCGGTGGGTCCAAACAGTCCTCCAACTACCACAAAGATAACGTTCTTGAACCCCTTCGACGCTACGCTTCTTGGAGCTGTTAAAGCTGGTGTGTTCGTTGCTCAAGCTGCTGGAAACGGAGGTCCCTTTCCGAAAACTCTGGTTTCTTACAGCCCTTGGATAACTACTGTTGCTGCTGCAATCGATGACCGCAGATACAAGAACCATCTCACCCTTGGAAATGGAAAAATGCTTGCAGGAATAGGCTTATCTC CTTCTACTAGGCCTCGCCGTTCGTACAAGATGGTTTCAGCTAATGATGTTCTGCTTGGTTCTTCTGGTGTGAGATACAATCCGTCGGATTGCCAGAAGCCAGAGGTTTTGAATAAAAAGTTGGTTGAAGGAAACATTCTGCTTTGTGGATATTCGTTTAACTTTGTTGCTGGTTCGGCTTCCATCAAGAAAGTTGCTGAAACTGCTAGGCATCTTGGAGCCGCTGGTTTTGTTCTTGTTGTTGAGAATGTTTCTCCAGGAACGAAGTTTGATCCTGTCCCTTCTGGCATTCCAGGGATCCTCATTACAGATGTCTCCAAGTCAATG GATTTGATTGATTACTACAACGTGACAACATCAAGAGACTGGATGGGAAGGGTGAAGAGCTTTAATGCTGAAGGAAGCATAGGAGACGGTTTGGAACCCATTCTCCACAAATCAGCACCTGAAGTGGCTCTGTTTTCAGCTCGTGGACCCAACACCAAAGACTTCAGCTTTCAGGATGCTGATCTCCTCAAACCAGACATTCTTGCTCCTGGCTCTCTGATCTGGTCTGCTTGGTCTCAAAATGGAACAGACGAGGCTAACTATGTCG GCGAAGGATTTGCACTAATCTCTGGCACAAGCATGGCTGCACCACACATCGCGGGCATAGCTGCACTGGTGAAGCAGAAGCATCCTCAGTGGAGTCCAGCCGCTATCAAATCAGCTCTGATGACGACTTCAACGGTCATGGACCGAGCAGGAAGGCCTCTCCAAGCGCAGCAGTACTCTGAAACAGAGACGATGACGCTTGTCAAAGCAACTCCGTTTGATTATGGAAGCGGTCACGTCAATCCAAGCGCTGCTCTAGACCCTGGTCTCGTCTTCGATGCAGGCTATGAGGATTATTTAGGTTTCTTGTGCACCACGCCAGGTATCAACGCTCACGAGATAAGGAACTTCACGAACACTCCCTGCAATTACAAAATGAGACATccttcgaacttcaactcgccGTCTATAGCCATCTCTCATCTGGTGAGAACACAGACCGTGACCAGGAGAGTGACGAATGTTGCGGAAGAGGAGGAAACTTACACGATCACATCGAGGATGGAGCCATCCATTGCTATTGAAGTGAGTCCTCCTGCGATGACGCTTAGAGCGGGAGCTTCTAGAGAGTTCTCGGTGACTCTAACGGTGAGATCGGTGAGTGGAGTTTATAGCTTCGGAGAGGTTACGTTGAAAGGAAGCCGAGGGCATAAAGTGAGTCTCCCAGTGGTTGCCTTGGGACAAAAGCGATGA
- the LOC106410694 gene encoding subtilisin-like protease SBT2.6 isoform X3 — MLGRSPGVKSVSRDWKVRKLTTHTPQFLGLPTDVWPTGGGYDRAGEDIVIGFIDSGIFPHHPSFASHHTSVPYGPHPSYKGKCEDDPRTKLSFCNGKIIGAQHFAEAAKAAGAFNPDVDFASPMDGDGHGSHTAAIAAGNNGVPVRMHGYEFGKASGMAPRARIAVYKALYRLFGGFVSDVVAAIDQAVHDGVDILSLSVGPNSPPTTTKITFLNPFDATLLGAVKAGVFVAQAAGNGGPFPKTLVSYSPWITTVAAAIDDRRYKNHLTLGNGKMLAGIGLSPSTRPRRSYKMVSANDVLLGSSGVRYNPSDCQKPEVLNKKLVEGNILLCGYSFNFVAGSASIKKVAETARHLGAAGFVLVVENVSPGTKFDPVPSGIPGILITDVSKSMDLIDYYNVTTSRDWMGRVKSFNAEGSIGDGLEPILHKSAPEVALFSARGPNTKDFSFQDADLLKPDILAPGSLIWSAWSQNGTDEANYVGEGFALISGTSMAAPHIAGIAALVKQKHPQWSPAAIKSALMTTSTVMDRAGRPLQAQQYSETETMTLVKATPFDYGSGHVNPSAALDPGLVFDAGYEDYLGFLCTTPGINAHEIRNFTNTPCNYKMRHPSNFNSPSIAISHLVRTQTVTRRVTNVAEEEETYTITSRMEPSIAIEVSPPAMTLRAGASREFSVTLTVRSVSGVYSFGEVTLKGSRGHKVSLPVVALGQKR; from the exons ATGCTTGGCCGCTCGCCCGGTGTGAAGTCTGTGAGCAGAGACTGGAAAGTGAGGAAGCTCACCACACACACGCCGCAGTTCTTGGGCCTACCGACCGATGTCTGGCCGACAGGTGGCGGTTACGACAGAGCAGGAGAAGACATTGTTATTGGCTTTATAGACTCTGGGATTTTCCCACATCACCCTAGCTTTGCATCTCACCATACCTCAGTGCCTTATGGTCCTCATCCTAGCTACAAAGGCAAATGCGAAGATGATCCTCGCACTAAGCTTAGCTTCTGCAACGGGAAGATCATAGGAGCGCAGCATTTCGCCGAAGCTGCTAAAGCTGCTGGCGCGTTTAACCCTGATGTGGATTTTGCTTCACCAATGGATGGTGATGGGCATGGAAG TCATACAGCAGCTATTGCAGCTGGGAATAACGGTGTTCCGGTGAGGATGCATGGGTATGAGTTTGGGAAAGCAAGTGGGATGGCTCCTCGTGCTAG gaTTGCTGTTTACAAAGCTCTCTATCGGCTTTTTGGAGGGTTTGTATCTGATGTGGTTGCTGCCATTGATCAG GCTGTTCATGAtggagttgatatattgagccTCTCGGTGGGTCCAAACAGTCCTCCAACTACCACAAAGATAACGTTCTTGAACCCCTTCGACGCTACGCTTCTTGGAGCTGTTAAAGCTGGTGTGTTCGTTGCTCAAGCTGCTGGAAACGGAGGTCCCTTTCCGAAAACTCTGGTTTCTTACAGCCCTTGGATAACTACTGTTGCTGCTGCAATCGATGACCGCAGATACAAGAACCATCTCACCCTTGGAAATGGAAAAATGCTTGCAGGAATAGGCTTATCTC CTTCTACTAGGCCTCGCCGTTCGTACAAGATGGTTTCAGCTAATGATGTTCTGCTTGGTTCTTCTGGTGTGAGATACAATCCGTCGGATTGCCAGAAGCCAGAGGTTTTGAATAAAAAGTTGGTTGAAGGAAACATTCTGCTTTGTGGATATTCGTTTAACTTTGTTGCTGGTTCGGCTTCCATCAAGAAAGTTGCTGAAACTGCTAGGCATCTTGGAGCCGCTGGTTTTGTTCTTGTTGTTGAGAATGTTTCTCCAGGAACGAAGTTTGATCCTGTCCCTTCTGGCATTCCAGGGATCCTCATTACAGATGTCTCCAAGTCAATG GATTTGATTGATTACTACAACGTGACAACATCAAGAGACTGGATGGGAAGGGTGAAGAGCTTTAATGCTGAAGGAAGCATAGGAGACGGTTTGGAACCCATTCTCCACAAATCAGCACCTGAAGTGGCTCTGTTTTCAGCTCGTGGACCCAACACCAAAGACTTCAGCTTTCAGGATGCTGATCTCCTCAAACCAGACATTCTTGCTCCTGGCTCTCTGATCTGGTCTGCTTGGTCTCAAAATGGAACAGACGAGGCTAACTATGTCG GCGAAGGATTTGCACTAATCTCTGGCACAAGCATGGCTGCACCACACATCGCGGGCATAGCTGCACTGGTGAAGCAGAAGCATCCTCAGTGGAGTCCAGCCGCTATCAAATCAGCTCTGATGACGACTTCAACGGTCATGGACCGAGCAGGAAGGCCTCTCCAAGCGCAGCAGTACTCTGAAACAGAGACGATGACGCTTGTCAAAGCAACTCCGTTTGATTATGGAAGCGGTCACGTCAATCCAAGCGCTGCTCTAGACCCTGGTCTCGTCTTCGATGCAGGCTATGAGGATTATTTAGGTTTCTTGTGCACCACGCCAGGTATCAACGCTCACGAGATAAGGAACTTCACGAACACTCCCTGCAATTACAAAATGAGACATccttcgaacttcaactcgccGTCTATAGCCATCTCTCATCTGGTGAGAACACAGACCGTGACCAGGAGAGTGACGAATGTTGCGGAAGAGGAGGAAACTTACACGATCACATCGAGGATGGAGCCATCCATTGCTATTGAAGTGAGTCCTCCTGCGATGACGCTTAGAGCGGGAGCTTCTAGAGAGTTCTCGGTGACTCTAACGGTGAGATCGGTGAGTGGAGTTTATAGCTTCGGAGAGGTTACGTTGAAAGGAAGCCGAGGGCATAAAGTGAGTCTCCCAGTGGTTGCCTTGGGACAAAAGCGATGA
- the LOC106409916 gene encoding glycosyltransferase BC10-like, with the protein MKAAKSWSVGNLASLPGARHRVPARRRLWIIMSLSLIIMTLSLITMLAIMAYMYPHHSKRACYMISSRGCKALADWLPPSLREYSDDEIAARVVIREIMSNAPVIRRDSKIAFMFLTPGTLPFERLWDRFFQGHEGKFSVYIHASKERPVHHSHYFLDREIRSDEVVWGRISMVDAERRLLANALRDPANQQFVLLSESCVPLRSFEYIYNYLMYSNLSYVDCFDDPGQHGSGRHMDHMLPEIPKKYFRKGAQWFTMKRQHAIVIMADSLYYSRFRDYCGPGIENNKNCIADEHYLPTFFHMLDPGGISNWSVTQVDWSERQWHPKTYMPEDVTHELLNNLTSTDTVVHVTSVGMLGEEIWMPCMWNGIKRPCFLFGRKFHPDTLDKLLDLFSNYTRSVSWHL; encoded by the exons ATGAAGGCAGCTAAAAGCTGGAGTGTAGGAAACCTAGCGTCATTGCCTGGAGCTCGCCACCGTGTTCCTGCAAGAAGACGACTATGGATCATCATGTCCCTTTCACTGATCATCATGACGCTTTCACTGATCACCATGCTGGCTATAATGGCTTACATGTACCCACATCACAGCAAACGTGCTTGTTATATGATTTCATCAAGGGGATGCAAGGCTTTAGCTGATTGGCTTCCACCTTCTCTGAGGGAGTATTCTGACGATGAGATTGCTGCACGAGTAGTGATTAGAGAAATAATGAGTAATGCTCCTGTTATAAGAAGAGACTCCAAGATTGCATTCATGTTCTTGACTCCTGGTACTTTGCCTTTTGAGAGGCTTTGGGACAGATTTTTCCag GGTCATGAAGGGAAGTTTTCTGTTTATATCCATGCATCAAAGGAAAGGCCAGTTCACCACAGTCATTACTTTTTAGACCGCGAAATTCGCAGTGACGAG GTGGTGTGGGGAAGAATATCAATGGTTGATGCAGAGAGAAGGTTGTTAGCTAATGCTCTAAGAGACCCGGCAAACCAGCAATTTGTGTTACTCTCTGAGAG TTGTGTGCCACTTAGAAGTTTTGAGTACATCTACAATTACCTGATGTACAGCAATCTCAGCTATGTTGACTG cTTTGACGATCCAGGACAACATGGATCAGGCAGACATATGGATCACATGTTGCCTGAAATTCCAAAGAAGTATTTTCGAAAGGGTGCACAG TGGTTCACCATGAAGAGACAACACGCTATAGTAATCATGGCCGACAGTCTTTACTACTCTAGATTCCGGGATTACTGTGGG cCAGGTATAGAGAACAACAAGAACTGCATAGCTGATGAACACTATCTGCCAACATTCTTTCAC ATGCTTGATCCTGGTGGCATCTCTAACTGGAGTGTAACACAAGTTGATTGGTCTGAGAGACAGTGGCATCCCAAAACATACATGCCTGAGGATGTCACACACGAGTTACTAAACAACCTCACG TCTACTGACACAGTCGTACATGTCACAAGTGTTGGAATG CTGGGTGAAGAAATATGGATGCCTTGTATGTGGAACGGAATCAAAAGACCTTGCTTCTTGTTTGGAAGGAAGTTTCACCCGGATACGCTCGATAAACTCTTGGATCTCTTCTCAAATTACACAAGATCGGTCTCTTGGCATTTGTGA
- the LOC106410182 gene encoding defensin-like protein 182 has protein sequence MQRTTSLVFLVNFLIIFTSVVNQSRAATCVKTEGPCENCDQKCLAKFGPSVNTQCGNSQCLCIYECPPSPPKVCNGGAGLCSQNCPEKCCDTNCATKFNGGHGSCATLGNINLCQCEYPC, from the exons ATGCAGAGGACAACTTCTCTTGTATTCCTTGTTAACTTCCTAATCATATTTACCTCAG TTGTAAATCAGAGTAGAGCAGCAACATGCGTTAAGACTGAAGGCCCTTGTGAGAACTGTGACCAGAAATGCCTGGCCAAATTCGGACCATCAGTTAACACCCAATGTGGGAATTCGCAGTGCTTATGCATCTACGAGTGCCCACCTTCACCGCCTAAAGTATGCAACGGTGGGGCAGGTCTCTGTTCTCAGAATTGTCCTGAAAAATGCTGTGATACGAATTGTGCAACAAAGTTTAATGGTGGACATGGATCTTGTGCCACGCTTGGTAATATTAATTTGTGCCAATGCGAGTACCCTTGTTAG
- the LOC106410139 gene encoding defensin-like protein 182, giving the protein MERITPLVLLVSLLIISASVVNQTRADICVDGLGTCENCDQRCKSKHGPSGHGDCDDRSTGVPMCRCHYQCEPPSLTSTPLNTCNGGAGLCSVNCPQKCCDINCALKFIGGSGMCLTLGNTSVCQCKYPC; this is encoded by the exons ATGGAGAGAATAACTCCACTTGTATTACTTGTTAGCCTACTTATCATTTCTGCCTCAG TTGTGAATCAGACTAGAGCAGATATATGCGTCGATGGACTAGGCACTTGCGAAAACTGCGACCAGAGATGCAAGTCCAAACACGGGCCATCAGGCCACGGAGACTGTGATGACCGCTCTACTGGGGTGCCTATGTGCAGGTGCCACTACCAATGTGAACCACCCTCGCTGACGTCGACTCCACTCAATACTTGCAATGGTGGGGCCGGTTTATGTAGTGTAAATTGTCCCCAAAAATGTTGCGATATTAACTGTGCACTTAAGTTTATAGGTGGAAGTGGGATGTGTTTAACCCTCGGTAATACTAGCGTTTGCCAGTGCAAGTATCCTTGTTAA
- the LOC106410149 gene encoding LOW QUALITY PROTEIN: defensin-like protein 183 (The sequence of the model RefSeq protein was modified relative to this genomic sequence to represent the inferred CDS: inserted 1 base in 1 codon), whose translation MTISFGNKSLHIICYWRTTXIYIPARCSNGIPIIVSTNYQRKKLENMKNTFSLVVVIIFFVMLFSVANKVKANSCQDPLGSCLQCDERCKAKHGPTGQASCDNRNQLCTCYYTCGPPSPTPPHHKQCYGGTGLCSSACNQNCAQKYLGGSGFCESIGNSRLCKCQYPC comes from the exons ATGACCATTTCTTTTGGAAACAAATCATTACATATAATTTGCTATTGGCGCACTA CTATATATATACCAGCTAGATGTTCCAATGGTATACCAATAATTGTCTCAACCaattatcaaagaaaaaaactagaaaatatGAAGAATACATTTTCACTTGTGGTTGTAATCATCTTCTTTGTCATGCTTTTTTccg TTGCTAATAAGGTGAAGGCAAACTCATGCCAAGACCCTCTAGGTAGTTGTCTACAATGTGATGAGAGATGCAAGGCTAAACACGGGCCAACAGGCCAAGCAAGTTGCGACAACAGAAACCAACTTTGCACGTGCTATTACACGTGCGGACCGCCATCACCAACTCCTCCACATCACAAACAATGCTACGGTGGGACTGGCTTGTGCAGCAGTGCATGCAATCAAAACTGTGCACAAAAGTATCTTGGTGGATCTGGATTTTGTGAGAGCATTGGCAACTCTAGACTGTGCAAATGCCAGTATCCTtgctaa